In the genome of Pseudomonas putida, one region contains:
- a CDS encoding ABC transporter permease subunit has translation MNDLANSTMTQNSPPVRIDFNTPELQRKRRLRALKDRLTRWYVLVGGLAVLAAITLIFFYLAYVVLPLFQGAELTSKKALEPTWLQQDAGKPLLIALEEQNLVGMRVSDKGQVLFFDAKTGNEVEHVDLPLPAGTQVTSISTDQPGSPLVVLGLSNGQALVFHHTYKITYPDNKKTIDAGIDYPYGQAPFALDPQGRALEHVSVNVNGDTLLLAGSTGSQLHVTELTRQENMMTGEVTTEQNRIELPQMTEPVKAIFVDPRQQWLYVVNGRAIADVFSLRDKSLNGRYKLSEDGDTEITASAQLVGGISLIFGDSKGGLSQWFMARDPDGESRFKLIRSFQLGKAPVVQIDAEERRKGFIALDSEGKLGVFHSTAHRTLLVEPVAEGAGVLALSPRANRIIIEQGGKLLPLSLKNPHPEVSFSALWGKVWYENYDEPKYVWQSTASNTDFEPKLSLSPLTFGTLKAAFYAMILAAPLAIAAAIYTAYFMAPGMRRKVKPVIELMEAMPTVILGFFAGLFLAPYLEGHLPGVFSLLLILPIGILAAGFAWSRLPESIRLRIPDGWEAAILIPVILVIGWFALFMSPFMENWFFGGDMRLWITNDLGITYDQRNALVVGIAMGFAVIPNIYSIAEDAVFSVPRSLTLGSLALGATPWQTLTRVVILTASPGIFSALMIGMGRAVGETMIVLMATGNTPVMELNLFEGMRTLAANVAVEMPESEVGGSHYRVLFLAALVLLMFTFIMNTLAELIRQRLRKKYSSL, from the coding sequence ATGAATGATCTGGCCAACTCCACAATGACCCAAAATTCTCCCCCCGTGCGGATTGACTTCAATACGCCCGAGCTGCAACGCAAGCGTCGTCTGCGTGCGCTGAAGGATCGCCTGACCCGCTGGTATGTCCTGGTGGGCGGGCTTGCCGTGCTGGCAGCCATCACCCTCATCTTCTTCTACCTGGCCTATGTGGTCCTGCCGCTGTTCCAGGGCGCGGAGCTGACCAGCAAGAAGGCGCTGGAGCCAACCTGGCTGCAACAGGATGCCGGCAAGCCGCTGCTGATCGCCCTCGAGGAGCAGAACCTTGTGGGTATGCGTGTTTCCGACAAAGGCCAGGTGCTGTTCTTCGATGCCAAGACCGGCAACGAAGTCGAGCACGTCGACCTGCCGCTGCCAGCAGGCACCCAAGTGACCTCGATCAGCACCGACCAGCCGGGCAGCCCGCTGGTGGTGCTGGGCCTGTCCAACGGCCAGGCGCTGGTGTTCCATCACACCTACAAGATCACCTATCCGGACAACAAGAAGACCATCGATGCGGGTATCGACTACCCCTATGGCCAGGCACCCTTCGCCTTGGACCCACAAGGCCGTGCGCTGGAGCACGTGAGTGTCAACGTCAACGGCGACACCTTGCTGCTGGCCGGCTCCACCGGTTCGCAACTGCACGTGACCGAGCTGACCCGCCAGGAAAACATGATGACCGGCGAAGTCACCACCGAGCAGAACCGCATCGAGCTGCCGCAGATGACCGAGCCGGTGAAGGCCATCTTCGTCGACCCGCGCCAGCAGTGGTTGTACGTGGTCAACGGTCGTGCCATCGCCGACGTGTTCAGCCTGCGTGACAAGAGCCTGAACGGGCGTTACAAGCTGTCTGAAGATGGCGACACCGAAATCACCGCCAGCGCCCAGCTGGTCGGCGGTATCTCGCTGATCTTCGGTGACTCCAAAGGTGGCCTGAGCCAGTGGTTCATGGCCCGTGATCCGGACGGCGAATCGCGTTTCAAGCTGATCCGCAGCTTCCAGCTGGGCAAGGCGCCGGTCGTGCAGATCGATGCCGAGGAGCGCCGCAAGGGCTTCATCGCCCTGGACAGCGAAGGCAAGCTGGGCGTGTTCCACAGCACTGCCCACCGCACCCTGCTGGTCGAGCCGGTCGCAGAAGGCGCCGGTGTGCTGGCCCTGTCGCCACGTGCCAACCGCATCATCATCGAGCAAGGCGGCAAGCTGTTGCCTCTGAGCCTGAAGAACCCGCACCCGGAGGTATCCTTCAGCGCGCTGTGGGGCAAGGTCTGGTATGAAAACTACGATGAGCCGAAGTACGTCTGGCAGTCCACGGCCTCCAACACTGACTTCGAGCCCAAGCTGAGTCTGTCGCCGCTGACCTTCGGCACCCTGAAGGCCGCCTTCTACGCGATGATCCTCGCTGCCCCCCTGGCCATCGCCGCCGCGATCTACACGGCCTACTTCATGGCCCCGGGCATGCGCCGCAAGGTCAAGCCGGTCATCGAACTGATGGAGGCGATGCCGACGGTGATCCTCGGCTTCTTCGCTGGCCTGTTCCTGGCGCCTTACCTGGAAGGTCACCTGCCAGGTGTGTTCAGCCTGCTGCTGATCCTGCCGATCGGCATTCTCGCCGCAGGCTTTGCCTGGAGCCGCCTGCCGGAGTCGATCCGCCTGCGTATTCCAGATGGCTGGGAAGCGGCGATCCTGATTCCGGTAATTCTGGTGATCGGTTGGTTCGCCTTGTTCATGAGCCCGTTCATGGAGAACTGGTTCTTCGGCGGCGACATGCGCCTGTGGATCACCAACGACCTGGGGATCACCTACGACCAGCGCAACGCCCTGGTGGTCGGCATCGCCATGGGCTTCGCCGTCATCCCGAACATCTACTCCATCGCCGAAGACGCCGTGTTCAGCGTGCCGCGCAGCCTGACCCTGGGCTCGCTGGCCCTGGGTGCGACGCCCTGGCAGACCCTGACCCGCGTGGTCATCCTCACCGCAAGCCCCGGCATCTTCTCGGCGCTGATGATCGGCATGGGCCGTGCGGTGGGCGAGACCATGATCGTGCTCATGGCCACCGGCAACACCCCGGTCATGGAGCTGAACCTGTTCGAAGGCATGCGCACCCTGGCCGCCAACGTGGCGGTGGAAATGCCCGAATCCGAAGTCGGTGGCAGCCATTACCGTGTGCTGTTCCTCGCCGCCCTCGTGCTGCTGATGTTCACCTTCATCATGAACACCTTGGCCGAGCTGATTCGCCAGCGTCTGCGCAAGAAATACTCGTCGCTTTGA
- a CDS encoding LysR substrate-binding domain-containing protein, with protein sequence MNLESKWLEDFSALAATRSFSQAAERRFVTQPAFSRRIRSLEAALGLTLVNRSRTPIELTEAGQLFLVTARTVVDQLSEVLRHLHHLEGGQGEVVQVAAAHSLASGFFPRWVAQLRNDGLNIATRLVATNVGDAVHALREGGCDLMLAFYDPDAALQMDAEIFPSLHMGTTEMLPVCAVGSDGKPLFDLEGESSVPLLAYSAGAFLGRSVNLLLRQRNLRYTTVYETAMADSLKSMALEGMGIAWVPRLSMRGELERGELVICGGSQWHVPLEIRLYRCALVRKANVRLLWRKLEGGTTTVPVDSKVSQSPEK encoded by the coding sequence ATGAACCTCGAAAGCAAGTGGCTGGAAGACTTCAGCGCCCTGGCCGCCACCCGTAGTTTTTCCCAGGCAGCGGAGCGCCGTTTCGTCACCCAGCCGGCGTTCAGCCGGCGCATCCGCAGCCTGGAAGCGGCGCTGGGGCTGACGTTGGTGAATCGTTCCCGCACACCGATCGAACTGACCGAGGCCGGGCAGCTGTTTCTGGTTACCGCGCGTACCGTTGTCGACCAGTTGAGCGAAGTTCTCCGCCATTTGCATCATCTCGAAGGCGGGCAGGGTGAGGTGGTCCAGGTAGCTGCTGCGCACTCCCTGGCGTCGGGGTTCTTCCCTCGGTGGGTGGCTCAGTTGCGCAACGATGGTCTGAACATCGCCACCCGGCTGGTGGCCACCAACGTGGGCGATGCCGTGCATGCCCTGCGTGAAGGGGGCTGTGACCTGATGCTGGCATTCTATGACCCGGATGCGGCCTTGCAGATGGATGCCGAAATATTCCCCTCGCTGCACATGGGCACTACCGAGATGCTGCCGGTGTGCGCCGTGGGCAGCGACGGCAAGCCGTTGTTCGACCTTGAGGGCGAGAGCAGCGTGCCGTTGTTGGCCTATAGCGCCGGGGCCTTCCTCGGTCGTTCGGTCAACCTGCTGCTGCGCCAGCGCAACCTGCGCTATACCACTGTCTATGAAACGGCCATGGCCGACAGTCTCAAGAGCATGGCCCTTGAAGGCATGGGAATCGCCTGGGTGCCGCGGTTGTCGATGCGCGGTGAGCTGGAGCGTGGCGAACTGGTGATCTGCGGGGGCAGCCAGTGGCATGTGCCGCTGGAAATTCGCCTCTATCGCTGTGCCTTGGTCCGCAAGGCCAACGTGCGTCTACTGTGGCGCAAGCTGGAGGGCGGCACGACGACCGTACCTGTTGACTCGAAAGTCAGCCAAAGCCCCGAAAAATAA
- a CDS encoding D-hexose-6-phosphate mutarotase has translation MATFQVETEQHGELNCWRITSNHAELLIAQQGAQVLSYQRLGEPPLLWLSDQAIFRQGKSVRAGVPVCWPWFGNLQRNPQAVQAMYHDEQAPAHGLARTRDWQLLGIEEAAEGLRIEFSLPQALGDLPGWPHEVELKLLIEMGTQLKMTLSSLNQGNDSVTISQALHSYFAVSDVRQARVEGVDNLGYIETLADWELRQQHGALGFAGETDRIYLQTPDLLKIVDPQWNRRITLHSTGSRSAVIWNPWTERARELTDMADDGWQRMLCIETANVWDDVVTLAPGASHSLSVTIASEAL, from the coding sequence ATGGCTACCTTCCAGGTCGAAACGGAACAACACGGCGAACTCAACTGCTGGCGTATCACCAGCAATCACGCCGAACTGCTGATCGCCCAACAGGGCGCACAGGTCCTGAGCTACCAGCGGCTGGGTGAACCACCCCTGCTGTGGCTGAGCGACCAGGCCATCTTCCGCCAGGGCAAGTCCGTGCGCGCCGGAGTACCGGTGTGCTGGCCCTGGTTCGGTAACTTGCAGCGCAACCCTCAGGCCGTGCAGGCCATGTACCACGACGAACAGGCACCGGCCCATGGCTTGGCGCGCACCCGTGATTGGCAACTGCTGGGTATCGAAGAGGCCGCAGAAGGCCTGCGCATCGAGTTCAGCCTGCCGCAGGCCCTGGGCGATCTGCCCGGCTGGCCCCATGAGGTCGAGCTCAAGCTGCTGATCGAAATGGGCACACAACTGAAGATGACCTTGAGCAGCCTCAACCAAGGCAATGACAGCGTCACCATCAGCCAGGCCCTGCACAGTTACTTCGCGGTCAGCGATGTGCGACAGGCACGGGTCGAGGGTGTGGATAACCTTGGCTACATCGAGACCCTCGCCGACTGGGAACTGCGCCAGCAGCATGGCGCCCTCGGCTTTGCCGGTGAGACCGACCGGATCTACCTACAGACGCCCGATCTGCTCAAGATCGTCGACCCGCAATGGAACCGGCGCATCACGCTGCACAGCACAGGCTCACGATCGGCGGTGATCTGGAACCCCTGGACCGAACGTGCCCGGGAGCTGACAGACATGGCGGACGACGGCTGGCAGCGAATGCTGTGCATCGAGACGGCGAATGTGTGGGACGACGTGGTGACCCTGGCGCCGGGGGCGAGTCATTCGCTGAGCGTTACCATCGCCAGTGAAGCACTCTGA
- a CDS encoding GlsB/YeaQ/YmgE family stress response membrane protein has translation MGIIGTIFIGLIVGLLARFLKPGDDSMGWIMTILLGIAGSLAATYGGQALGIYQAGQAAGFFGALVGAIILLVIYGFIKKRG, from the coding sequence ATGGGTATCATTGGAACCATCTTCATCGGCCTGATCGTCGGCCTGCTGGCCCGTTTCCTCAAGCCAGGGGACGACAGCATGGGCTGGATCATGACCATTCTTCTAGGTATCGCCGGATCACTGGCCGCGACCTATGGCGGGCAGGCGCTGGGTATCTACCAGGCGGGGCAGGCCGCAGGTTTCTTTGGTGCCCTGGTCGGTGCCATCATCCTTCTGGTGATCTACGGATTCATCAAGAAACGCGGATGA
- a CDS encoding 5-(carboxyamino)imidazole ribonucleotide synthase yields MKIGVIGGGQLGRMLALAGTPLGMNFAFLDPAPDACAAALGEHLRADYGDQDHLRQLADEVDLVTFEFESVPAETVAFLSQFVPVYPSAEALRIARDRLFEKSMFRDLGIPTPAFADILSQEDLDAAVASIGLPAVLKTRTLGYDGKGQKVLRSAEDVAGTFAELGSVPCLLEGFVPFTGEVSLVAVRGRDGETRFYPLVHNTHESGILRLSVASNAHPLQALAEDYVGRVLQKLDYVGVMAFEFFEVDGGLKANEIAPRVHNSGHWTIEGSECSQFENHLRAVAGLPLGSTAKVGESAMLNFIGEVPAVDKVVAIDDCHLHHYGKAFKAGRKVGHATLRCADMATLKAKIADVEALIAG; encoded by the coding sequence ATGAAGATCGGTGTAATCGGTGGTGGCCAGCTCGGCCGCATGCTGGCCTTGGCGGGGACCCCGCTGGGCATGAACTTCGCTTTCCTCGACCCGGCCCCGGATGCCTGCGCGGCAGCCCTGGGCGAGCACCTGCGCGCCGACTACGGCGATCAGGACCACCTGCGTCAGTTGGCCGACGAAGTCGACCTGGTGACGTTCGAGTTCGAAAGCGTTCCGGCCGAAACCGTGGCCTTCCTGTCGCAGTTCGTTCCGGTCTACCCCAGTGCCGAGGCCCTGCGCATCGCCCGTGACCGCCTGTTCGAAAAGAGCATGTTCCGCGACCTGGGCATCCCGACGCCGGCGTTCGCCGACATCCTGTCCCAGGAAGACCTGGACGCTGCCGTGGCCAGCATCGGCCTGCCGGCGGTGCTCAAGACCCGTACCCTGGGCTATGACGGCAAGGGCCAGAAGGTCCTGCGCAGTGCCGAGGATGTCGCCGGCACCTTCGCCGAGCTGGGCAGCGTGCCTTGCCTGCTCGAAGGCTTCGTGCCGTTCACCGGAGAGGTCTCGCTGGTGGCCGTGCGTGGCCGTGATGGCGAAACCCGCTTCTACCCGCTGGTGCACAACACCCACGAGAGCGGCATCCTGCGCCTGTCGGTCGCGAGCAATGCGCACCCGCTGCAGGCGCTGGCCGAAGACTACGTGGGTCGTGTGTTGCAGAAGCTCGACTACGTGGGCGTGATGGCGTTCGAGTTCTTCGAAGTCGACGGTGGCCTGAAAGCCAACGAAATCGCTCCGCGGGTTCACAACTCCGGGCACTGGACCATCGAAGGGTCCGAGTGCAGCCAGTTCGAGAACCATCTGCGCGCCGTTGCCGGCCTGCCATTGGGCTCGACTGCCAAGGTCGGCGAGAGCGCCATGCTCAACTTCATCGGCGAAGTGCCAGCGGTGGATAAGGTCGTGGCCATCGATGACTGCCACCTGCACCACTACGGCAAGGCCTTCAAGGCCGGCCGCAAGGTGGGCCACGCCACCTTGCGTTGCGCCGACATGGCCACCCTCAAGGCCAAGATCGCCGACGTCGAAGCGTTGATCGCCGGCTGA
- the aspA gene encoding aspartate ammonia-lyase, whose translation MSSAASFRVEKDLLGTLEVPADAYYGIQTLRAANNFHLSGVPLSHYPKLVVALAMVKQAAADANRELGHLSDAKHAAISEACARLIRGEFHDQFVVDMIQGGAGTSTNMNANEVIANVALEVMGHQKGEYQYLHPNNDVNMAQSTNDAYPTAIRLGLLLGHDALLASLDSLIQAFAAKGKEFDHVLKMGRTQLQDAVPMTLGQEFRAFATTMTEDLQRLRSLAPELLTEINLGGTAIGTGINADPGYQALAVQRLATISGQPLVPAADLIEATSDMGAFVLFSGMLKRTAVKLSKICNDLRLLSSGPRTGINEINLPARQPGSSIMPGKVNPVIPEAVNQVAFAIMGNDLALTVAAEGGQLQLNVMEPLIAYKIFDSIRLLQRAMDMLREHCIVGITANEQRCRELVEHSIGLVTALNPYIGYENATRIARVALETGRGVLELVREEKLLDDAMLDDILRPENMIAPRLVPLKA comes from the coding sequence ATGTCCTCCGCTGCATCGTTCCGCGTCGAAAAAGACCTGCTTGGTACCCTTGAAGTCCCTGCCGATGCCTACTACGGCATCCAGACCCTGCGCGCTGCCAACAACTTCCACCTCTCCGGTGTTCCGCTGTCGCACTACCCGAAGCTGGTCGTGGCCCTGGCCATGGTCAAGCAGGCCGCTGCCGACGCCAACCGTGAGCTGGGCCACCTGAGCGATGCCAAGCACGCCGCCATCAGCGAGGCCTGCGCCCGTCTGATCCGTGGCGAATTCCACGACCAGTTCGTTGTGGACATGATCCAAGGTGGTGCGGGTACCTCCACCAACATGAACGCCAACGAAGTCATCGCCAACGTCGCGCTGGAGGTCATGGGCCACCAGAAGGGTGAGTACCAGTACCTGCACCCGAACAACGACGTGAACATGGCGCAGTCGACCAACGATGCCTACCCGACCGCGATCCGCCTGGGTCTGCTGCTGGGTCACGACGCCCTGCTGGCCAGCCTCGACAGCCTGATTCAGGCCTTCGCGGCCAAAGGCAAGGAATTCGACCACGTACTGAAGATGGGTCGTACCCAGCTGCAGGACGCTGTGCCGATGACCCTGGGCCAAGAATTCCGTGCCTTCGCCACCACCATGACCGAAGACCTGCAGCGCCTGCGCTCGCTGGCTCCGGAACTGCTGACCGAAATCAACCTGGGCGGTACCGCCATCGGCACCGGCATCAACGCCGACCCTGGCTACCAGGCCCTGGCCGTGCAGCGCCTGGCGACCATCAGCGGCCAGCCGCTGGTCCCGGCTGCCGACCTGATCGAAGCCACCTCCGACATGGGCGCCTTCGTGCTGTTCTCCGGCATGCTCAAGCGCACCGCAGTCAAGCTGTCCAAGATCTGCAACGACCTGCGCCTGCTGTCCAGCGGCCCGCGCACCGGCATCAACGAGATCAACCTGCCGGCGCGCCAGCCAGGCAGCTCGATCATGCCAGGCAAGGTCAACCCGGTTATTCCGGAAGCCGTCAACCAGGTGGCCTTCGCCATCATGGGCAACGACCTGGCCCTGACCGTCGCCGCCGAAGGTGGCCAGCTGCAGCTGAACGTCATGGAACCGCTGATCGCTTACAAGATCTTCGACTCCATCCGCCTGCTTCAGCGCGCCATGGACATGCTGCGCGAGCACTGCATCGTCGGCATCACTGCCAACGAACAGCGCTGCCGTGAACTGGTCGAGCACTCGATCGGCCTGGTCACCGCACTGAACCCGTACATCGGCTACGAGAACGCCACCCGTATCGCCCGCGTTGCCCTGGAAACCGGCCGCGGCGTACTGGAACTGGTGCGCGAAGAGAAGCTGCTGGACGACGCGATGCTCGATGACATCCTGCGTCCGGAAAACATGATCGCTCCACGTCTGGTTCCGCTGAAGGCGTAA
- a CDS encoding DUF3299 domain-containing protein → MRAFFLAPLLLASALAHAELPETDWLELMPKSDQKALEQMPEIDHNSPEAMGTFTDKGGLKQAKGLPAVMYSTKTEAAMNGKQIRLGGYPVPLESDAKGNSTLFFLVPYPGACIHVPPPPPNQLVLVRYPKGMKIDDIYTPLWVSGTLKVEKVSNDLADAAYALEAGKVRVVEDADL, encoded by the coding sequence ATGCGTGCGTTTTTTCTTGCTCCCTTGCTGTTGGCCAGCGCGCTGGCCCATGCCGAACTGCCCGAAACCGACTGGCTGGAGCTGATGCCCAAGTCGGACCAGAAGGCGCTCGAGCAGATGCCCGAGATCGATCACAACTCTCCCGAAGCCATGGGCACCTTTACCGACAAGGGTGGGCTCAAGCAGGCCAAGGGTTTGCCCGCGGTGATGTATTCCACCAAGACAGAGGCCGCCATGAACGGCAAACAGATCCGCCTGGGCGGCTATCCGGTGCCGCTGGAGAGCGATGCCAAGGGCAACAGCACCTTGTTCTTCCTCGTGCCGTACCCCGGCGCCTGCATCCACGTGCCGCCGCCGCCTCCCAACCAACTGGTGCTGGTGCGTTATCCCAAGGGGATGAAGATCGACGACATCTACACGCCGCTGTGGGTCAGTGGCACGTTGAAGGTGGAGAAGGTCAGCAATGACCTGGCCGATGCGGCCTATGCGCTGGAGGCAGGGAAGGTGAGGGTGGTGGAGGACGCTGACCTCTGA
- the purE gene encoding 5-(carboxyamino)imidazole ribonucleotide mutase has product MSALVGVIMGSKSDWSTLSHTADMLEKLGIPYEVKVVSAHRTPDLLFQYAEEAEGRGIEVIIAGAGGAAHLPGMCAAKTHLPVLGVPVQSSMLSGVDSLLSIVQMPAGVPVATLAIGKAGAINAALLSASILGAKYPQYHAALKQFRTEQTETVLDNPDPRQA; this is encoded by the coding sequence ATGAGTGCACTGGTTGGCGTGATCATGGGCTCCAAGTCCGATTGGTCCACCCTTAGCCACACCGCCGATATGCTGGAAAAACTCGGCATTCCCTACGAGGTGAAGGTGGTTTCCGCCCACCGTACGCCGGATCTGCTGTTCCAGTATGCCGAAGAGGCCGAAGGCCGCGGCATCGAGGTGATCATCGCCGGTGCCGGCGGTGCTGCCCACCTGCCAGGCATGTGCGCCGCCAAGACCCACCTGCCGGTCCTGGGCGTGCCGGTGCAGTCCTCGATGCTCTCGGGTGTCGATTCGTTGCTGTCGATCGTGCAGATGCCCGCGGGCGTGCCAGTCGCCACCCTGGCCATCGGCAAGGCGGGCGCCATCAACGCGGCGCTGCTCTCGGCCAGTATCCTGGGTGCCAAGTACCCGCAATACCACGCGGCGCTCAAGCAGTTCCGCACGGAGCAGACCGAAACCGTCCTGGACAATCCGGACCCGCGCCAGGCCTGA
- a CDS encoding phosphate ABC transporter substrate-binding protein PstS — translation MKLKRLMAALTFAAAGVATANAVAAVDPAIPTYTKTTGVSGNLSSVGSDTLANLMTLWAEAYKKEYPNVNIQIQAAGSSTAPPALTEGTANLGPMSRKMKDVELQAFEQKYGYKPTAIPVAVDALAVFVHKDNPIKGLTMAQVDAIFSSTRLCGGKADVKTWADVGVTGDLANKPIQLFGRNSVSGTYGYFKEEALCKGDFKPNVNEQPGSASVVQSISSSLNGIGYSGIGYKTASVKTVPLAKKEGGAFVEDNEANALNGTYPLSRFLYVYVNKAPNKPLAPLEAEFVKLVLSQAGQQVVVKDGYIPLPAKVVDKTLADLGLSHAGNVAKK, via the coding sequence ATGAAACTGAAGCGTTTGATGGCGGCCCTCACGTTCGCCGCCGCTGGCGTAGCTACCGCCAATGCGGTTGCCGCCGTCGATCCTGCAATCCCGACCTACACCAAGACCACTGGCGTATCGGGCAACCTCTCCAGCGTCGGTTCCGATACCCTGGCGAACCTGATGACTCTGTGGGCCGAGGCCTACAAGAAGGAATACCCGAACGTAAACATCCAGATCCAGGCTGCCGGCTCCTCCACCGCGCCACCCGCGCTGACCGAAGGCACCGCCAACCTCGGCCCGATGAGCCGCAAGATGAAGGACGTCGAGCTGCAGGCCTTCGAGCAGAAGTACGGCTACAAGCCGACCGCCATCCCGGTCGCCGTGGACGCCCTGGCTGTCTTCGTCCACAAGGACAACCCGATCAAGGGCCTGACCATGGCTCAGGTCGACGCCATCTTCTCCTCCACCCGTCTGTGCGGCGGCAAAGCCGACGTCAAGACCTGGGCCGACGTGGGCGTGACCGGCGATCTGGCCAACAAGCCAATTCAGCTGTTCGGTCGCAACTCGGTATCCGGCACTTACGGCTACTTCAAGGAAGAGGCCCTGTGCAAGGGCGACTTCAAGCCTAACGTCAACGAACAACCTGGCTCGGCTTCGGTCGTGCAGTCGATCAGCAGCTCGCTGAACGGCATCGGTTACTCGGGCATCGGCTACAAGACCGCCAGCGTCAAGACCGTGCCGCTGGCCAAGAAGGAAGGCGGCGCCTTCGTCGAGGACAACGAAGCCAACGCACTGAACGGCACCTACCCGCTGTCGCGCTTCCTGTACGTCTATGTCAACAAGGCTCCGAACAAGCCTCTGGCCCCGCTGGAAGCCGAGTTCGTGAAGCTGGTCCTGTCCCAGGCTGGCCAGCAGGTCGTGGTGAAGGACGGCTACATCCCGCTGCCGGCCAAAGTGGTCGACAAGACCTTGGCTGACCTGGGTCTGTCCCACGCCGGTAACGTTGCAAAGAAGTAA
- a CDS encoding acyl-CoA thioesterase: protein MIELEQEDPIPQGDLALQITALPRETNGFGDIFGGWLVAQMDLAGTAMASRVAGGRVATVAIDRMAFLVPVAVGAQLSFYTQTLEIGRSSIQMMVEVWSDDPLSSEWRKVTEAVFVFVAIDGSGRTRSVPRR from the coding sequence ATGATTGAGCTCGAACAAGAAGATCCTATCCCACAGGGCGACCTTGCCCTTCAGATCACAGCCCTGCCCCGTGAAACCAACGGTTTCGGCGATATTTTCGGCGGTTGGCTGGTCGCCCAGATGGACCTGGCCGGCACCGCCATGGCCAGCCGCGTCGCCGGCGGTCGGGTTGCCACCGTCGCGATCGACCGTATGGCCTTCCTGGTGCCGGTGGCCGTGGGCGCACAGCTTTCTTTCTATACCCAGACCCTCGAGATCGGCCGCAGCTCCATCCAGATGATGGTGGAAGTGTGGAGCGACGACCCGTTGTCCAGCGAATGGCGCAAAGTCACCGAAGCCGTGTTCGTCTTCGTCGCCATCGACGGCAGTGGCCGTACCCGCTCCGTCCCTCGTCGCTGA
- a CDS encoding MFS transporter has protein sequence MTSVQSSIEQPPRPLTRSDYKTLSLSALGGALEFYDFIIFVFFATVVGKLFFPADMPEWLRLMQTFGIFAAGYLARPLGGIIMAHFGDLLGRKKMFTLSIFMMALPTLVMGLLPTYAQIGLWAPVLLLLMRVVQGAAIGGEVPGAWVFVSEHVPARNTGYACGTLTAGLTSGILLGSLVATLINTLYSADEVADYAWRIPFLLGGVFGLFAVYLRRWLHETPVFAEMQQRKALAEELPLRAVLRDHRGAIILSMLLTWLLSAGIVVVILMTPALLQSLYHVSPTDSLKANSLAIVLLSFGCVGAGSLADRFGAGRVFIVGSLALLASSWAFYHSLPTRPDLLFPLYALTGLFVGIVGAVPYVMVKAFPPVVRFSGLSFSYNLAYAIFGGLTPMVVTALLKFSPMAPAYYVACLCAVGLMVGVYLLANKR, from the coding sequence ATGACTTCCGTGCAGAGCAGTATCGAGCAGCCACCGCGGCCGCTGACCCGCAGTGACTACAAGACCCTTTCACTGTCCGCCCTCGGCGGAGCACTGGAATTCTACGACTTCATCATCTTCGTGTTCTTTGCCACGGTAGTCGGCAAGTTGTTCTTCCCCGCCGACATGCCCGAATGGCTGCGCCTGATGCAGACCTTCGGCATCTTCGCCGCCGGCTATCTGGCTCGGCCGCTGGGCGGCATCATCATGGCCCACTTCGGCGACCTGCTCGGGCGCAAGAAGATGTTCACCCTGAGCATCTTCATGATGGCCCTGCCGACCCTGGTCATGGGCCTGCTGCCGACCTATGCGCAGATCGGCCTGTGGGCGCCGGTGCTTTTGCTCCTGATGCGAGTCGTGCAAGGTGCGGCCATCGGTGGAGAAGTGCCAGGGGCCTGGGTATTCGTCTCCGAGCACGTGCCGGCGCGCAACACCGGCTATGCCTGCGGCACCCTCACCGCTGGCCTGACGTCGGGCATCCTGCTCGGCTCGCTGGTGGCGACCTTGATCAATACCCTCTACAGCGCCGACGAAGTGGCGGACTATGCCTGGCGTATCCCATTCCTGCTCGGGGGCGTGTTCGGCCTGTTCGCGGTGTACCTTCGCCGCTGGCTACACGAGACGCCGGTGTTCGCCGAGATGCAGCAGCGCAAGGCCCTGGCCGAAGAACTGCCGCTGCGTGCGGTACTGCGGGATCATCGTGGTGCGATCATTCTCTCGATGCTGCTGACCTGGCTGTTGTCGGCGGGCATCGTGGTGGTGATCCTCATGACCCCTGCGCTGCTGCAAAGCCTCTATCACGTCAGCCCCACCGACTCGCTGAAGGCCAACAGCCTGGCCATCGTCCTGCTCAGCTTTGGCTGCGTGGGGGCTGGCAGCCTGGCCGATCGCTTCGGCGCCGGGCGTGTGTTCATCGTCGGCAGCCTGGCGCTGCTGGCATCGTCCTGGGCTTTCTACCACAGCCTGCCGACACGGCCGGACCTGCTGTTCCCGCTGTATGCGCTGACGGGTCTGTTCGTCGGCATCGTCGGCGCGGTGCCCTATGTGATGGTCAAGGCGTTCCCGCCGGTGGTCCGCTTCAGTGGCTTGTCGTTCTCCTACAACCTGGCGTATGCCATCTTCGGCGGGCTGACGCCGATGGTGGTTACCGCGCTGCTCAAGTTCAGCCCCATGGCGCCGGCCTATTACGTGGCCTGCCTGTGTGCCGTTGGTCTGATGGTGGGTGTGTACCTGCTGGCGAACAAGCGCTGA